ATCGCCCTCCGCAAGTTCATTTCCACAACGGACCGTGTGAGCCATTTCGAGGCTGACATCAACACTCCGAGCGCCCCTGAAACCGATAGAttttcccccgccatgtgCAAGGTTCATCGGGATCTGattcgggccctgtgggataaGGTGGAGAACAACTATGAAAACTGCTCCGACCTACTTTCAGTGTCCTCCGACCgtacagccaccgccactgagcttgaatccaagtacagtgagtGCTACTCCGTATATTCGAGGTGTCTTGTACAGCTGCAGGGAATTATCGACAGGGCCGCCGCCCAGTCCACTCCGGCTTCCGCCCCTATGCCCACacccccgtccatgggttgtcgattgccaccagtggacacagaagttttcgctggcgattatcttcggtggcccaccttcagagaccttttcaccgcgatatatattcacaactcgcgcctcacaccggtggaaaaGTTGTTCCACTTGTTATCCAAAACAAGTGGCGATGCGCACGCCATCGTATCCAAAGCCCCTCTGACAAATGAGGGCTTCATCTCCGCGTGGCAAAGCCTCACCGACCGCTTCGAGAATCGGCGGTTACTTgtcaacagccagttgaaaatccttttcaaCATTCAGGCTGTCCCCCAAGAGTCCGGATCCGCTCTAAAGGAGCTGCAAGGCACCGTCTAGAGTTGTCTGACAGCCTTAGAGATGTCCTCCATTCAAATCGAGGCATGGGATTGTCTCTTAGTGTATATGGTTTCCCTAAAGCTTCCCAAAATCACACTTTcgatgtgggagcaatccatacaCAACAAGGCTGAAATTCCGACATGGAACGAGTTAGATTCGTTTCTGACAGAGCGGCATCGCACTCTGGAAGCGATCGACGACATCAGGCCTAGCAATTCAGGGCAAATTCCGCCAAGACCGACGGCTGCGAGCGCCCCAGTGCGCAGGCTGAATTCCTACGAGGCCAGAGTGGCTCCGGCCCCAAGAGGGTGCGATCTCTGTTCGAGGGAGAACCATCCTATTCGCCTATGTCCGCGTTTCCTTGAAATGGATGTAGATGGTCGCTCCGACTACATTAGGAGAAAGCAGTTTTGCCTGAACTGCTTTGCAAGAGGGCACCAGCAGCGGGATTGCACTAGTGCCCATAGCTGCTTGACGTGCCGCAGCCGTCATCACACCCTTCTGCACCGCGATAATCCCTCCGCGACCGCACCAAATCCGACGGCGCCACCCAGGCCTCGACCGGCGCCTACTCCTCAGGGCACGAGCGCCGCTCAAGATCACACTGATGTGCAAGTGTGCTTTGCTTCCGGCTCAAGAGCCGTTCTATTGGGCACAGCCCTCATTAACATTTGCCATTTAGGCCGCGATTTCCAAGCGCGAGCCTTAATCGACTCTGGTTCCGAGGCAACCTTCATCACGGAGAGGTTGTTTCGTCAAATTAGCCCACCAATTACGCCAGTTCAGACCAGAGTGTCTGGGCTCAACGAGACAGTTGCCGCCCAATCCACCAAGCTCTGCACTCTCGCCATCCGAGCGCCTtccagacccgggctgcagcTGGAAACTGCAGCTTATGTTCTTCCGCAGTTAGCCGGGAAGCTCCCCTCGTATCCGATTCCACGAGACCTACTGAAGGAACTTCCTGACGTCCCGCTTGCTGATCCAACGTTCTCCGAGAGCTCCGAAATCGACGTCCTGATTGGAGCTGACATTCTTCCGTCCGTGCTTCTAGGCGGCTCcaagaataacattttcggCTCTCTCCTGGCGCAAGAGACGATTTTCGGATGGGTGCTCTCAGGCCCAGTGTCTTCAGAGGCCACGAGCGGCGTGTCTGTGttctcgacacgaatttccgtCCAGTCAAACCGCTCGGTGGACAAATTCCGTCCCATTCACAGTGCCGCTGTCTTGGAAAGCAGGCGTACCCAAAGCGcgcagtcctaccgttgccgaatcTGCAACGGGTTCCACCCGCTcaggaaatgccaacagttcctgaaGCTCAGCGCTCAtaagaggctccgtgcggttctcgacaaccgctattgttcaaactgcttggcccacgaacattctgagggaacctgccgcagtggtgaccaatgcaagacgtgcaatcagcaccaccacacactCCTGCATAAGCATGATCCAGGGCATGCACCCCGTTCGCAGCAGCGGGCACCTTCATATGTCAAATTCGCACACCAACGACCATAGCGAAGGTCGTCCCTTTCCCGATGGAAGCGCCCGTCTGCCCGCAATAACCAGTCGCCTGTCACTCCGATGTTATATGTAACTGTGGTGTTGTAGCTCTATTCCGTGTTCCAAATCGCAAGGGTTCTATTACTAATTCCGATTTTTATCTCCGTCCTATTCCGCCAGTAATAGCCAACCGCATGTCTCCACATCCACGCAGCGCCATAGCGCTGGAGCGCAGATGTACTCGAGGTTCCAGTTCCTaccgatgccgagtctgcaacaAGATCCATCCGCTCAAGATCCGTCGCCGATTTCTCCGACCAGCGAGGTGATTGCTGCACCTATCCGAACAGCCAATGGATCCGCGCCAGTCGCGTCAGGAGGCGCGACGGTCCCGGAGCGCCGGTGCCCGGCCTCGGAAGTCTACTGCTGCTCCTCGGACCTTGTCTCCTCGGCAATCTTCAGCCGCTCCTCGGCCCTCGTCCGGCACTCCGCGGCGTTCTGCAGCCGCTCCTCTACCATCGTCCAATCACATACGAGGGCTTCGTTTCCATacaccgcgatcgctctggaagGCAGACGTACCCGAGGTACTTAATCCTACCgtagccgagtctgccaacgttCATCCGCTACGGAAAGTTCAACGTCTTCTAGCGCACAGTGATGCGTCCTGTTCGCGGCATTCGACGCCTCCGCCTTGTTCAGCAAGCTCCTTACGACAAGTTTtcgcctctccatggcaatcatccgcctctccttggcactcatccgtccttcatcgctactcgtcgctccagcatcaacgatctacgcagcgctctgacgcccctccataccatcgtcctgtacgggtttattgcaacccgagtgattgcaaggggggttgaatgtttacgccaggaggcccctgttccccctctgcccaccgagcgtctgagcgtccaaaagctcaagcgctcccagcgtagcaacgctcgcccgctctcgccctcttgatctcccgcgctcgctctcccgcagcgctaagcgctttcgcactctcgagcgcgggcctcgggcttcgttgccgaacactcggatcggccgctgccgctctctcgctctcgcttagcggAGTAAGCGGGCCGTTTGCTTAAGCTTAGAGTTAGTTCgatgtatgcagcgaaataaagctgatctTGAATTtacccacgacgcccccgctACTTTTCATTTCGTCTCCGGAATATTCTTCGCTTGCGCCGTGGGAGTTCTTTTCATCATCATCCAGCCCATTTTCCCGAAGGAAGGAAGCGCCGCCCCCAACAGTATTAAAATCTCAATACCCAAATAGTGAAGACTTTACCCTTCTTCGTCGGAAAGGTGTTTTCCCTTACGAGTATTTAGACTCTAGTGATCGATTAAAAGAAGTTTCTCTCCCACCTCGTGAAAAGTTTTATAGTAGTTTGTGTGAAACAGAATGTTCTGAGGCGGATTACTCGCACGCACATAAAGTATGGACACATTTCAAGTGTGAGACCCTTAAAGATTACTTAGAATTATACTTAAAAACAGATGTTTTATTGTTGCCCgatattttcgaaaatttcagAGGAATTTGTATGGAAATTCATGGGCTCGATCCTGCTCATTATTACACAATTCCGAGTTTGTCTTGGGATGCCATGCTTAAAACTACGCAAATTAGCCTCGAATTACTGCAGGATATAGACATGATACGATATATTCAAAAAGGGATTCGAGGAGGGTTAGTACAAAGTACGCATAGGTATACCAAGGCAAACCACAAATACCTTAAAGATTTTGATTCTAGTAAAGAATCGGAATATTTAATGTATGTGGATGCGAATAATTTGTATGGTTGGGCCATGTCCGAGTCCTTACCTTATGGGGAGTTTAAGTGGCTAGAGCCGGAAGAAGTGGATTTGTTTAATGTTGAAAACATTAGTGAGGATAGCGAGTATGGGTATATTCTAGAAGTTGACTTAGAATATCCATACTCGCTTCATGAT
Above is a genomic segment from Drosophila kikkawai strain 14028-0561.14 chromosome 3R, DkikHiC1v2, whole genome shotgun sequence containing:
- the LOC138929021 gene encoding uncharacterized protein, producing the protein MSSIQIEAWDCLLVYMVSLKLPKITLSMWEQSIHNKAEIPTWNELDSFLTERHRTLEAIDDIRPSNSGQIPPRPTAASAPVRRLNSYEARVAPAPRGCDLCSRENHPIRLCPRFLEMDVDGRSDYIRRKQFCLNCFARGHQQRDCTSAHSCLTCRSRHHTLLHRDNPSATAPNPTAPPRPRPAPTPQGTSAAQDHTDVQVCFASGSRAVLLGTALINICHLGRDFQARALIDSGSEATFITERLFRQISPPITPVQTRVSGLNETVAAQSTKLCTLAIRAPSRPGLQLETAAYVLPQLAGKLPSYPIPRDLLKELPDVPLADPTFSESSEIDVLIGADILPSVLLGGSKNNIFGSLLAQETIFGWVLSGPVSSEATSGVSVFSTRISVQSNRSVDKFRPIHSAAVLESRRTQSAQSYRCRICNGFHPLRKCQQFLKLSAHKRLRAVLDNRYCSNCLAHEHSEGTCRSGDQCKTCNQHHHTLLHKHDPGHAPRSQQRAPSYVKFAHQRP